In one Neobacillus sp. CF12 genomic region, the following are encoded:
- a CDS encoding cation:proton antiporter regulatory subunit, whose translation MNIREIELPGIGKKFETITNNKDKLVIIIHDDGRRDIYHFDPEDYEEAIASTTFNDQEARQIAAIIGGMTYSPKALETIEMAFDDLVIEWFNVETNAAAVNQTIGQLNIRQSYEVNIIAIIKRQNHKKIHTPGPETLLEEGDTVIVSGERNQVKRIVKEVLSRRDG comes from the coding sequence ATGAATATTCGCGAAATTGAGCTCCCAGGCATTGGGAAGAAATTTGAGACCATCACAAATAACAAGGATAAGCTAGTTATTATCATTCACGATGATGGAAGAAGAGACATTTATCATTTTGATCCGGAGGATTACGAGGAAGCAATCGCTAGCACTACCTTCAATGATCAGGAAGCAAGACAGATTGCAGCTATTATTGGCGGAATGACATACTCTCCTAAGGCGTTAGAAACGATTGAAATGGCATTTGATGATTTAGTGATTGAATGGTTTAATGTCGAAACTAATGCAGCAGCTGTAAATCAAACCATCGGTCAACTTAATATCCGTCAATCCTATGAAGTAAATATTATAGCGATTATTAAACGACAGAATCATAAAAAGATTCATACTCCTGGTCCTGAAACTCTTTTAGAAGAAGGAGATACAGTGATCGTGTCTGGGGAGCGTAATCAAGTAAAAAGGATCGTTAAAGAAGTACTCTCAAGAAGGGACGGGTGA
- a CDS encoding cation:proton antiporter, with translation MTNHLVFEVGTALVLVALTAVLAGKLKFSIIPFLILLGMAVGPHAPQIGIIDLTFIESSEIIEFFGRIGVLFLLFYLGLEFSVGKLVRSGRSIVVGGSIYVALNFALGIAYGFATGFPIMETLIIAGLLSVSSSAIVAKVLVDLKRTANSETELILGIILFDDIFLALFLSVMSGLLLGGSTTVGGTIISVLISLGYMILFFVIARKGAPILNKLLNIKSNEIFILVIFASLFFIAGFSEKLHVAEAIGALLLGLVFSETEHRERIEHLVIPFRDFFGAIFFFSFGLSIDPFSLGGAVWLAIGAVILTIISNFVAGMISGRKAGLSYKASSNIGLTIVSRGEFSIIVANLGLAGGLLPILKPFTAVYVLILAIIGPLLTKESKNIYKFLNSIFKWEQSKTPKKKIRIPKQENENTPGL, from the coding sequence GTGACAAATCATTTAGTTTTTGAAGTCGGTACAGCATTAGTATTAGTTGCTCTTACAGCCGTATTAGCAGGAAAGTTGAAATTCTCCATCATCCCGTTTCTTATCCTCTTAGGGATGGCTGTTGGTCCGCATGCTCCTCAAATCGGTATTATTGATCTTACCTTCATTGAAAGCTCAGAGATTATTGAGTTTTTCGGTCGAATTGGCGTTCTGTTTTTACTTTTTTATTTAGGTCTTGAATTCTCAGTGGGAAAATTAGTTCGGTCGGGACGTTCCATTGTGGTAGGCGGTTCCATTTATGTTGCACTCAATTTTGCTTTAGGTATTGCTTACGGCTTCGCTACTGGCTTTCCTATTATGGAAACCTTAATTATTGCAGGTCTCCTAAGTGTTTCCTCCAGTGCCATTGTCGCAAAAGTTCTCGTCGATTTAAAAAGAACGGCCAATTCTGAAACAGAATTAATCTTAGGGATTATTTTATTCGACGATATATTCCTTGCTTTATTCCTATCGGTTATGTCCGGTCTATTATTAGGCGGTTCGACCACTGTTGGAGGAACAATCATATCCGTCCTAATTTCACTTGGATATATGATTCTCTTTTTTGTTATTGCCCGAAAAGGAGCACCTATTCTTAATAAACTATTAAACATTAAATCTAATGAAATATTTATCCTCGTTATCTTCGCATCACTCTTTTTTATCGCGGGGTTTTCAGAAAAACTACACGTTGCCGAAGCTATTGGTGCCTTACTTCTAGGTTTGGTTTTCTCGGAAACGGAACATCGCGAGCGAATTGAACATTTGGTCATCCCATTTAGAGATTTCTTTGGAGCAATCTTTTTCTTTAGCTTCGGATTAAGCATTGATCCCTTCAGCTTAGGTGGAGCCGTTTGGCTTGCTATTGGTGCCGTTATTCTTACAATTATTAGTAACTTTGTAGCTGGAATGATTTCCGGGAGAAAAGCTGGTTTATCCTATAAAGCTTCCTCAAATATCGGATTGACAATCGTTTCTAGAGGTGAATTTTCGATCATTGTTGCTAACTTAGGTCTTGCCGGAGGCTTATTACCTATCCTAAAGCCATTTACTGCTGTCTATGTTTTAATATTGGCTATTATTGGGCCACTATTAACCAAAGAATCAAAAAATATATATAAATTTTTAAACAGTATTTTCAAATGGGAACAAAGCAAAACACCTAAAAAGAAAATTAGAATTCCAAAACAAGAAAATGAAAATACCCCTGGTCTTTAG
- a CDS encoding tyrosine-type recombinase/integrase: MEYVEALRDIKQINSMKKYLKKHSERDYLLFVFGINTGLKITEMLDIKVGDVLEKEDCVKNFYSFSHHETMKEIYLNSKVKQSILHYVQKEQLNVENYLFKSAKTGKPITRQQAYRIIHQAAEAIGIEGKIGTNSLRKTFGFHAYKRGIAISILQKHFNHSTPSETLKYLGISKEEKIKTEIDVNL; the protein is encoded by the coding sequence ATGGAGTATGTTGAAGCTCTAAGGGATATCAAGCAGATAAATTCAATGAAAAAATATTTAAAAAAGCATTCCGAGCGTGATTATCTTCTTTTTGTTTTTGGAATTAACACGGGATTGAAAATTACAGAAATGCTGGATATCAAGGTTGGCGATGTATTAGAAAAAGAAGACTGTGTAAAGAATTTTTATTCCTTTTCACATCATGAAACAATGAAGGAAATATATCTGAATTCTAAAGTAAAGCAGTCTATTCTCCACTATGTCCAAAAGGAACAATTAAACGTTGAAAATTATTTGTTCAAGTCTGCCAAAACCGGCAAACCTATTACTCGCCAGCAAGCCTATCGAATTATACACCAGGCAGCAGAAGCCATAGGAATCGAAGGTAAAATTGGGACGAATTCCCTTCGCAAGACCTTTGGATTTCATGCTTATAAACGTGGAATCGCCATATCCATTCTGCAAAAGCATTTCAACCATTCAACCCCTTCAGAGACGCTAAAATACCTTGGAATTTCCAAAGAAGAAAAAATCAAAACTGAAATTGATGTCAACTTATAG
- the kynA gene encoding tryptophan 2,3-dioxygenase, with protein sequence MNSKENNSKLELEKNIQTDFQKAMSYGDYLHLDKVLDSQHRLSGHHDEMLFIIIHQASELWMKLIIHELTEAIQYIRKNNLEPSFKILSRVSRIQQQLIQSWSVLSTLTPSEYLEFRNKLGQSSGFQSYQNRMIEFALGNKNAHTLAVYQHQKELYEKMQEALHKPSIYDAAIQALVARGIPVDDEVLNRDLSKNYEPNDSVEEAWLKVYRNVDQYWDLYELAEKLVDIGNQQQLWRFNHMSTVERIIGHKRGTGGSSGVTYLKRVLDQQFFPELWSLRTKL encoded by the coding sequence GGAGATTACCTTCATCTTGATAAAGTTTTAGATAGTCAGCACCGCTTATCTGGTCACCACGATGAAATGTTATTCATTATTATCCATCAAGCGAGCGAACTATGGATGAAATTAATTATTCATGAATTAACTGAGGCTATCCAGTATATTCGTAAGAATAATCTGGAGCCATCCTTTAAAATTTTATCGCGTGTTTCGAGAATTCAGCAGCAGTTAATTCAATCCTGGAGTGTTCTTTCTACCTTGACACCTTCCGAGTATCTGGAATTCAGGAATAAGCTCGGTCAATCTTCCGGTTTCCAGTCCTATCAAAACCGAATGATTGAATTTGCGTTAGGAAACAAAAATGCTCATACTCTTGCAGTTTATCAGCATCAAAAAGAATTATACGAAAAAATGCAGGAAGCTTTACATAAACCAAGTATTTATGATGCAGCCATCCAAGCACTTGTTGCTCGAGGAATTCCTGTTGATGATGAGGTCTTAAATCGGGATTTATCTAAAAACTATGAACCGAATGATAGTGTTGAAGAAGCATGGCTGAAAGTCTACCGTAACGTTGACCAATATTGGGATTTATATGAGCTTGCAGAGAAGTTAGTCGATATTGGCAATCAACAGCAATTATGGCGGTTCAATCATATGAGTACGGTAGAAAGAATCATTGGCCATAAGCGAGGAACAGGGGGATCTTCTGGTGTAACCTATTTAAAAAGAGTTCTGGACCAGCAATTCTTTCCCGAACTTTGGAGCTTAAGAACAAAGCTATAG
- a CDS encoding D-glycerate dehydrogenase: MKPKIIVYKKVDKKVLDFIADICEVIYFEKLDSESFPVFLKELKDAKGLLGSGLKIDKEILEQAPNLKIVCNIAVGYDNLDLNALTERGIMATNTPDVLNDTVADTILGLILSTARRIPVLDQWVKKGQWESGLEEKWFGVDVHHKVLGIIGMGGIGTAVAKRAHFGFDMEILYHNRSRNEGVEEKYGATYCSMEELLQKSDFICLMTPLTPETVNLIGRREFELMKESAIFINASRGKTVDEDALIQALQKGQIYGAGLDVFVQEPVEKDNPLLSMNNVVTLPHIGSATYETRFKMAMTAVTNLVTGLQGEIPPNLIKK; this comes from the coding sequence ATGAAGCCAAAAATAATTGTTTATAAAAAGGTAGATAAGAAAGTATTGGATTTTATAGCAGACATCTGTGAGGTTATTTATTTTGAGAAACTTGATTCAGAAAGCTTCCCTGTATTTCTTAAAGAATTGAAGGATGCCAAAGGTCTATTAGGTTCGGGACTAAAAATAGATAAAGAGATATTGGAACAAGCACCAAATTTGAAAATAGTCTGCAATATAGCTGTCGGTTATGACAATCTTGATTTGAACGCTTTAACAGAGAGGGGGATTATGGCCACTAATACCCCAGATGTTCTAAATGATACGGTAGCGGATACCATTCTGGGATTAATTCTTTCTACTGCTAGAAGAATCCCAGTATTAGACCAATGGGTTAAAAAGGGTCAGTGGGAATCAGGTCTTGAAGAAAAGTGGTTTGGGGTCGATGTCCATCATAAAGTGTTGGGGATTATTGGAATGGGTGGCATTGGAACCGCTGTGGCTAAAAGGGCACATTTTGGATTTGATATGGAGATTTTATATCATAACCGTTCCCGGAACGAAGGTGTGGAAGAAAAATATGGGGCTACATATTGTTCAATGGAGGAATTGTTACAGAAGTCTGATTTTATATGTTTAATGACACCGTTGACTCCAGAAACCGTAAATTTAATTGGGAGAAGAGAATTCGAGCTTATGAAAGAGTCAGCGATTTTTATTAATGCTTCAAGAGGGAAAACTGTGGATGAAGATGCTTTGATTCAAGCGCTTCAAAAAGGCCAAATATATGGTGCAGGACTAGATGTTTTTGTTCAAGAGCCAGTGGAAAAGGATAACCCGTTGCTTTCCATGAATAATGTGGTTACGCTGCCCCATATTGGCTCGGCCACCTATGAAACTCGATTCAAAATGGCCATGACAGCAGTAACAAATCTAGTAACAGGATTACAAGGGGAAATACCGCCAAACTTAATAAAAAAATAA